TAGTGCCGGCTCATCAGGCCGCCGGCGACCTTGAGGTTCTTCTTCTCGGCCTCCTGGCCCGCCTTGAGCACGCGGCGGATGCCGGGGGCGTCGACCGCGAACGATTTCTCCATGAACACGTGGCAGCCTTTGGCCACGGCGTATTCGACGTGCAGCGGGCGAAATGCCGGCGGGGTGGCCAGCAGCACCACACCGCCGGGGGCGACGGCGTCGATGGCCTTCCTGTAGCCGTCGAGCCCGCCGAACTGCCGGCCGGCCGGGACATTGACCTTCTCGCCGAACTGCGTCGAGAGATTCTTGAGGCTGTTCTTCAGGTGGCTGTCGAAGACGTCGGCCATCGCGACCAGACGCGTCGGGCCCTGGGTGGACAGCGCGTTGGCCGCCGCCCCGGTGCCGCGTCCGCCGCAGCCGACCAGGGCGACCTGGATCACGTTCTGCTCGCCTGCGTAGGCCCGCACCCCGATCGCGCCGGCTAATGCCGCACCGGCCAGGGCCCCGGAGGTCTGCTTGAGGAAGTCACGACGGCTGGTGGACGGCTCGCTCTGCACGCTCATACAACGCCCCTTTCCTGGTTGGCTGGTCAGACAGTCACACGCCGCAGGCCCGATACGCCCGCACCGCCATTATCCCCCCCGCACGCCTTCCACGCAACCACCATTCTCCACCGCGCAGTGCGCCCGATGGTCCTGTCACGCAAAGACAGCTCGGACGCGGGTGGAAAACGGTCCGAAACCTAACGGACAGCGCTGCGACAGGATTCCGAGATCGACTTGGTCCGTGATCCCGGCGTACATCTCGCTCTGAGCCATATCGTTGGGACTGTCTTCGAGCAATGCTGCGCAGTCCTCTTTGGGCTGGTGAATCGTCTCGGGATCGGGTCGCCGGTTGACCTCATAACCCAGGACGCTCGTCAGCGCACTCTCGTCGGCCAGCATCCACGCGTCGAACGTTCTGACAGCCACGCCCATGGCGCGTCGCAGGTGTGACTGCGTCGTATCTTGTGCCGTGGTGATCTGCGTCAGTCTTTCGCGCTGGCCATCTTCGTCGACGAGCAATATCAGCACGTCAACGCCTCTTCTCTCGGCCTCCAGAAGCCAGCGCACAGCCCGTTTGAAGTAACCGTCTCCTCTGCCGTGATATGCGTGAATCCTGCTGTTGGATATCTTGTCCTGCTCGTATGTTGCCTCGCCTCCCCCAAGCCTTCTCACGAGACTCTCCAGCGCCCCGGATTGCTCGTGCTTTCCCTCCGACACGATCAGGACCTTCATTCGGGACTGCCCTCCACCGGTTCCGTGGTGTTGGCGATGGTTTCGTCCTCTTCAGCGGTCCAGATCTCGCCCAGCGTAAAGACGTCGATCTGCTTGCGGACCGTGGGGCTCTCGCTCAGGCGAGTGGTCTTCACCTCGCCATTGTCGAGCTTGGTGCAGAGCGTGACCTCTTCCGGCTCGAACAAATCCACCACATACGGCGAATGCGTCGTCAGCAGAACCTGCGTGTGCGACTGCTCGCTGATCAACTCGCGCAGAATCGTCAAGACGTCCCGCAGCCGCTTCGGATGAATCCCGTTCTCCGGCTCCTCCACCAGCAACACCCTCGGCGGCTTCGGAAGATAGAGGACCGTCAGATACGCCAGCACCAGCAATGTCCCATCCGACGCCTGCGACGCCGGGATCAATTGGTGGCCGCTGTGAAGCCGGAAATAGAGCCCCTTCCCATCCGCCTTTTCCAGCATCGTCACCTGCTCCGGGGCATCCACCGGAGGCCGGTAAGACGACTCCTGCTGAAGAACGATCGAATGAATGTGAGGAAAGACGTCCGTGAAACGCTTCTCCAACTTGACGAACTGCTCCCGGCTGTAGCTTAGAATCTCGTCCAGGCACAGCGCCAGACCGAAGCCGTTCGATTCCATCCGAAAGCTTCTCTTGGTATCGGGCGCCACAGGCAAGGCCAGGAATCTTGGCTCCCATCGGTACAAATGCACCCCGCCCAACAGACCCCTGAGAAGGCTACTGATGTCATCCGGCACGCGCAGGAACACGTCTGGGCAATCCACAGGCCAAAACTCTTCATTTTCCTGTACGGCTTCAACAAGAGAGTCGTAGTCTTTGTCGCGTGTCCGCACAATCTTTCTGTTAGGCGCAGCCAGTCTACGGCCCTGCGCGAAACCAACGCTGATCGTGTAGCCAGCGATTACCTCATGGTCGAGATTCGCCTCAATCACGACAGATGCGCAGGGTTCTCCGGCCCAAACCAGTTCTCTGTCCTTCCACGATCCAAGGAAGGCCGGGGACAGGTTGTGATCGACGCTGCGACATAGGGCGGCGAGGGCGTCGAGGATGCTGGTCTTGCCCGAGTCGTTGGGCCCGATCAGCACGTGGATCGGCGTCAGGTCGATCTCGACGTCGCGCAGTGCCTTGAAGTTCTGGATTCTCAGCTTCGTAATCATATCGCTTGCCCTTCGAAGAAGGCCCCCTTGCAGTCAGTCCGATCCCGATCGGACACAGAGCCGGGTGCCGTCCATGTCCTTCATTCGAAGTATCGCCCATGCCGCCCCAAAAGTCAAACGCCACGCGACGGACCGTCTCGACCCGCGGGTGGCTGTCTCAATCGATCCGGGGCGGGGCGGCTGCGCTCAGGTCCGGGTCGGCGGTTGTCCACGGTTTGATCCGGGCGAAGACGCCGTAGCCGGAGCCGTCCTGGCCGTCGCTCTGCCAGACGGCGACGAGCAGGTCGCCGGCGGCGCGGGCGATATCGGGCAATTGTTGCTTGCCCGCCACGTAGCCGTTGAGCTGGAACTGGTCGCCCGCCGGCGAGCCCGCCGCGTCGAAGCGCCGGGCCCAGACGTCGGTCGCCAGATTCGGATCGCCGTGGTCGTGCTGCCAGACAACGACGAACGCGTTCGCATCGTCGATCGCAACCCGCGGCCATTGCTGGGCGCCGTCGCGCAGTGAGTTGACGGTGAACTGGCCGGTTCGCGGCACACCGTTCGGATCGAAGCAACGCGCGTGGATGTCGTCGTCGCCGGCCCGGTTCGGATCGCCGTCCCAGACGATGACGAAGTCGCCCGACGGACTCATCGCCACCGCCGGCCAGGTGACCGAGCCGAAGTCGACCTCATTGACCTCAAACGGCTCGCCCAGTGCGACGCCGTTCGCATCGAACCGCCGAGCCATCACTGCATTGGTCGTTCGGTCCTGGAGCCATGTCACCACGAAGCGACCGGCGGCATCCATCGCGACACTTGGATAGCGGGCGTCGTAGAGCCCCCCGTCGATGCGAATCTCCTGGCCCAGCGGCGTGGCGTCGGCGTCGAACAACTGGCCCCGGATGGACGTGATCTTGCCGGACGGGTTGGTCTGTCGGCTCTCCCAGACGACGGCGAATGTCCCGGTCTCGCTGCCGGCCACGCTCGGATAGAGTTGTTGGCCTTCCGTGTCCGCGTTGACGAGGAACTCGTCGGTCAGCGCGGCGCCGAATTGGTGGAACAGGCGGGCGAAGATGTCTTCGGCGTCGAGTCCCGGTCCGTGCCAGGCGACGAGAAGAGTGCCGGCGCCGTTCGTGGCGGCGGCCGGCTCGGTCTGGTTGCCGTCGCGCACCGTGTTGACCTGGACCTCGTCGGAATCGAGGGATCGCCCCGTCGTGTCGAAGCGGCGGACGAAGATGTCATTGGAGCGGCCCGCGCTGCTGAAGTAGCTGCTCCAGACGATGGCAATGCGGCCGTCGGCGTCGGCGGCAACCGCCGCATTGGCCTGCGCGCCGCTCGTCCGCCCGTTGACCTGGAACTCCTCGGCGCGGAGCCACAGGGGGATACACAGAACGATGGCGCAAACAACAATGGTCTTTCTCATGGGTTGTTCCCTCCTCACTTTGTGTGTACGAATCGGTCCCGCGCACGCGCAGCGGACCTGTGCGTTCCGCTTCAATCGCCCGGAGCGTTCCGACCGAGGCATCGTCTCGCGGCACCATCAGTCATTTGCCCGGACGCGCTGTTGATCTCCATCTCGCATGGATCGGGCGCTTCCTGTCGCTCCACCGGTCCATTGTACGAAATCGCTGGCCGTTGTCCACAAAAAAGTGCAGCGAGTTCAGAGATTGGTGGTCCGGGCGTTCCGGCGGCGTGGGTGTGCAAAGCAGAGGACGGGCGGCAGCCTCATCGCGATCCCGATGGCCATCAGGACCGAGAGGGGGATGGTTGGATCGTGACCCACTCATCGGGGCTTACAGCGGCGACAGGTCCACCATTCCCCAACCTATCGCAATGGAAGTCGCGACAGGCGTGAGGCTGCCACTCGCACGAGTTCCGGTGTGCGCGTGCGGGGCTCACAGCATGGACGCAGGGGCTATGTGCCGGCCGAGACGTCCGGGCAGGGCAGGTTCATTGTCCGGCTTGGCGTGGCGCTAAGCCCCGGTCAACGCTGCGGGAGGGCGCGCTGGGTCGGCGTACCGCTGATCCGGCGACACTTGCGTTCGGCGATGGCTTTTCTGACCCAGTCGACGATGGCGGGCCCGTAGCGCACGTCTTCGAGGCTGCCGAGGTCATCGGGGTCGAACGGCCCGGCGGCGCCGGTGATCCGGCCGAAACTGTCGCTTCGCACCGCGTAGACCTTGCCGTTGTCGTGTTGCCAGAAGTCTTTCATAAGACACCCCGATAAACCATAGAATACGAACGTGGTTCGGGCAAGGGCGCTGCAAGAGTTGCGCTGTGATGGATCGACAATGGGGCGAAGAAGTCAGGGACTATGAAACCAGGGCCGGCCGCATGCGGTGCATGGCGTGCCGCGCGATCTCGCCCTCGGCCCAGGGGACCAGCTCCGTGCGATACTCGCAGTCGTCGGCTTCGGGCAGGTCGTCCCAGGCCAACGGGCCGGCGACGCCTGTGATGTGACCGAACGTATCGTGCCTCAGGGCGTAGAGATAGCCCTTGCGATGCAGCCAAAAGACATTCATCAACCACCTCCAGTCAAATCATACGAAATGACGCGGGCGGGGGCAAACGACAGAAGGGGCAGCGCAGTGGGAAAGGACGCGTGCCGGATGGGGCGTGACACGAGCGTCAGGGGACGCCTGGACCGCCCGTGCAGCCCGCGGCCAGCATCAGCAGGATGATCGCCGTCCCCGTGAGGAGAATGGCCAACATAATCAACAACTCCGTGCGACTGATCATCGTTCAGCCCCCCCCTAAAATATACCGAACCGATCGGCCAGACCCAAGCCGGCGCATACCCCGACACCGTGTGTAACACGGCGCATCGAGAACTCTCGACGTGCTCAGGAAAGAGGGGATCTCAGTCGCTATGCCTGAGAAGCAGATCGCGCCCTGTATTTGGGGTCAACGTCGCGGCTGGGGTTTGGCTGGGTGCGACGACGGCATATGGAAGGCGGGCGGGCGGCGAACGAAGGCCCGTCAATCGTCGTCATCGACGGTGCTGGAGATATAACCCTGCTGGCCCTCGCTGGCGTAGGCGCGGGCATGCTCTTCTCCCTCTTCCTCGTCGGCCAGATCGGCGTAGCCGGCATCGGCGTCGTCGTCCATCTGGTTGCGAATCGCCTCGTATTCCTCCAGCGTCATCAGCACCTCGCGGGCCTGGCTGCCCTTGTATTCGCCGAGAATGCCGGCGACCGCCATCATCTCGATCATGCGTGACGCGCGGGCGTAGCCGACGCTGAGTTTTCGCTGGAGCAGCGACACGCTGCCTCGCTTGCTTTGCAGGACCACGCGCACGCCTTCGTCGAACAATTCGTCGCGCGGCATCTCGCCGGCATCGACGCGCTTGAGCTGCGTCAGCTCCGGATGGAACTGCGGCTGCGCGACCTCCTTGAGGTGCTTGATGATCCCACGAATCTCCATCTCGTCGAGGAACGTGCCCTGGGCGCGGATCAGATCGCTGGTCCCGGGCTTGAGGAACAGCATGTCGCCCTCGCCGAGCAGCGTCTCGGCGCCGTTCTGGTCGAGGATGATCCGGCTGTCCATGCGGGCGGCGACGCGGAAGCCGATCCGGCACGGCATGTTCGACTTGATCAGGCCGGTGACGACGGTCGCCTGCGGCCTTTGCGTCGCCAGCACGATGTGGATGCCGACGGCCCGGCTCTTCTGGGCCAGGCGGACGATGTAGCCTTCGATCTCCTTCGACGCCGTCATCATCAGGTCGGCCAACTCGTCGATCACGATCATGATGTACGGCAGTTTCTTGGGGATTTGGGCCTCCTCGTCGGCGGTGCTCGGCCCAAAACGTGCGATGATTTCTTCGGTCCCCAGCTTGTTGAACTCGGCGATGTTCTTGACGCGGGCTTCGGCCAGCAGGGCGTATCGCTCGTCCATCTTCACGGTCGCCCACTCGAGAATCTGGACCGCCATCTGCGTCTCCGTCACGATCGGGCACATCAGATGCGGGACCATGCTGTAGGCCGTCATCTCGACCATCTTCGGGTCGATCAGGATCATCTTGACCTCGTCCGGGCGCTTCGTCAGCAGGATACTGACGATGATGCTGTTGATGCAGACGCTCTTGCCCGAGCCGGTCGTGCCGGCGATCAGCAGATGCGGCATCCGGGTCAGGTCCGAGACCAGCGCTTCGCCTGAGGAATCCTTGCCGAGGAACAGCGGCACTTCCATCTTCTTGGCGCGGGTTCCGCCGAGGTCCATCAGACTCTTGATGCGGACTTTTTCCTTCTCGCTGTTGGGCACCTCGATACCGATGGTGTGCTTGCCGGGCAGGGGGGCCACGACGCGGACGGCCCCGGCGCTGAGCGCCCGGGCGATGTCGTTGGACAGGTTCGTGATCCGGCTGACCTTGATGCCCGCGGCCAGTTCCAGCTCGAACATCGTCACCACCGGTCCGGTCTCCGCTGCGACCACGCGCGCGTTGATATTGAATTCGCTCAGCAGTTTCTCCAGCGCGCTGGCCTTGGCCTTGACCACCTTCTCCTGAATCGCGGCGTAGCCGTACTCGGGCTCGGCCAGAAGCTCCATCGGGGGCAGCGTGTAGTCGTCGTAGGAAGGCTGCACGAACGCCGACGGCTGGCGCTTCTCTGCGCGACGCCGTACCTCCATCGGCAGCGGACGTTTCACCGGCGCCGCGGCAGGGGCCTCCTGCGATGCCTCGACCTCCTCCTCTTCTTCGCACTCACCTTCGTCCTCGTCAGCCTCCTCGTCTATGTATTCCTCCAACCGCTCGTCATGGGTCTGGCTCGTTCCGCCGCCGGCCAGCGCCAGCGACTTCTGCCGGGCGCTGAGCCGTTGCCAGATCTCGGTGAGGGCCTCGGAATGTTCCTTCGCCACCGACCAGGCCGGCACGACAACGCCGATGACGCGTCGCACCGCGATCCCACAGGCGGCCAGGACGCCGATGATGAGGCTGTCGGCCAGAAGGGCCAGGCCGACCGCCCAGGTCGCCGAGAGGAGGATGAACGTGCCCAGGACGGCGAAGTGGCTCCGCAGAAACGCAGCGGACGCGACGCCGAGCACGCCGCCCGAGCCAAGAGGGAACGTGTATGCCTTGTGCGGCCAGAAGAAGTAGAACGTCGTCGAGACGGCCAAGGTCAGCAGGGTCATCCCCACGAAGCGGAAGACCACCTGGTCCACCGTTCGGTTCGCCAGCCGAGCCAGCAGGTAGCACAGCAGCGACCCGAGCAGCACGAAGACGCCGGGGCCGATGTAGTACAGCAGGTAGAACGCCGCAAAGGCGCCCATCGACCCGCACCAGTTCGCGGCCGGGTCGTTCGACGGATGGGTGTAAGGGCTGGGGCGGTCCCCGATGTCGAAGCTGAAGCAACTGCACAACAGCACCAGACAGACGACGATCCCGATGCACAGAACCGCCAGTCGAACACCCGCACCGATGGCTTTGTGTCTGCTCTTCTTCGATCGCGACTTTCTGCTTGCGGCCACTGTACAGCACCCCCTTCAACGGGTCCTATAAAAGCACTCGCCACGGAGGTGTACACCCTCCGGGCGATGTCCATCCTATGCTTATATCGGCGTTGGGCGACTCTTTTCTGCACTATTGCTCGATCGTCAGGAACGGATGCAAAAGCAATGGGCCCCCCTCGGAACGAGGAGGGCCCCTGTCTGGGATCTTGTGCAGTCGAGTCGGGCGGACGGATCAGTTCATGGCCGGGGCCCCGGGTGCCGGCCTGGCGTTGACCGGCTCGAAGCCCTCCGCGTAGACGATCGTCGCTTTGTCCCGGAGTTCCTGGAGATACTCGCGGACAACCTCCTGCTTCTTCTGTGCGACCAACCGCTCTATGATGCCCTGCTTGGCCTCTTCGAGCGGAACCTTCTGGGCGTCCTGATGGTCCGTGACCTTGATAATGTGATAGCCGAAGCGAGTCTCGACCACATCGCTGACCTCGCCCGGCTCCAGCG
The Anaerobaca lacustris DNA segment above includes these coding regions:
- a CDS encoding FtsK/SpoIIIE family DNA translocase, whose translation is MAASRKSRSKKSRHKAIGAGVRLAVLCIGIVVCLVLLCSCFSFDIGDRPSPYTHPSNDPAANWCGSMGAFAAFYLLYYIGPGVFVLLGSLLCYLLARLANRTVDQVVFRFVGMTLLTLAVSTTFYFFWPHKAYTFPLGSGGVLGVASAAFLRSHFAVLGTFILLSATWAVGLALLADSLIIGVLAACGIAVRRVIGVVVPAWSVAKEHSEALTEIWQRLSARQKSLALAGGGTSQTHDERLEEYIDEEADEDEGECEEEEEVEASQEAPAAAPVKRPLPMEVRRRAEKRQPSAFVQPSYDDYTLPPMELLAEPEYGYAAIQEKVVKAKASALEKLLSEFNINARVVAAETGPVVTMFELELAAGIKVSRITNLSNDIARALSAGAVRVVAPLPGKHTIGIEVPNSEKEKVRIKSLMDLGGTRAKKMEVPLFLGKDSSGEALVSDLTRMPHLLIAGTTGSGKSVCINSIIVSILLTKRPDEVKMILIDPKMVEMTAYSMVPHLMCPIVTETQMAVQILEWATVKMDERYALLAEARVKNIAEFNKLGTEEIIARFGPSTADEEAQIPKKLPYIMIVIDELADLMMTASKEIEGYIVRLAQKSRAVGIHIVLATQRPQATVVTGLIKSNMPCRIGFRVAARMDSRIILDQNGAETLLGEGDMLFLKPGTSDLIRAQGTFLDEMEIRGIIKHLKEVAQPQFHPELTQLKRVDAGEMPRDELFDEGVRVVLQSKRGSVSLLQRKLSVGYARASRMIEMMAVAGILGEYKGSQAREVLMTLEEYEAIRNQMDDDADAGYADLADEEEGEEHARAYASEGQQGYISSTVDDDD
- a CDS encoding DUF4276 family protein, with the protein product MKVLIVSEGKHEQSGALESLVRRLGGGEATYEQDKISNSRIHAYHGRGDGYFKRAVRWLLEAERRGVDVLILLVDEDGQRERLTQITTAQDTTQSHLRRAMGVAVRTFDAWMLADESALTSVLGYEVNRRPDPETIHQPKEDCAALLEDSPNDMAQSEMYAGITDQVDLGILSQRCPLGFGPFSTRVRAVFA
- a CDS encoding AAA family ATPase: MITKLRIQNFKALRDVEIDLTPIHVLIGPNDSGKTSILDALAALCRSVDHNLSPAFLGSWKDRELVWAGEPCASVVIEANLDHEVIAGYTISVGFAQGRRLAAPNRKIVRTRDKDYDSLVEAVQENEEFWPVDCPDVFLRVPDDISSLLRGLLGGVHLYRWEPRFLALPVAPDTKRSFRMESNGFGLALCLDEILSYSREQFVKLEKRFTDVFPHIHSIVLQQESSYRPPVDAPEQVTMLEKADGKGLYFRLHSGHQLIPASQASDGTLLVLAYLTVLYLPKPPRVLLVEEPENGIHPKRLRDVLTILRELISEQSHTQVLLTTHSPYVVDLFEPEEVTLCTKLDNGEVKTTRLSESPTVRKQIDVFTLGEIWTAEEDETIANTTEPVEGSPE